A segment of the Candidatus Zixiibacteriota bacterium genome:
GTGTAGTTTTTGATAACCGAATGGGACTTCCGGAAGTCCTTGATCAGCGTTATCCAATCGGCGATCTTGGTGGCGGATTATTCCGTCTCGGCGCCGTAAAAGTTGAAGGTGCAGATTTGGTAATCGGTTCCGGCCAGGTTGCTACATTGGAACTTGAATTTGTTTCCGAATGTCTACTTGGCTCGGCCTCTATCGACCCAGGCGCCTACAACTGTAATGGTGACGATAAAGTCACCATGTTTTTGGATGGCGAAGGTACCGCGATCTACCCAGATCCCGTTACCAGTGGTGCAGTCAATGTTGTCAATACCGATCCGCAATTCACCAATTGCCCGGAATCCGATTTTGATATTTTCTGGAAATCCGGTAGTTGGGGCACAAACCAGGTTACAATCGCGTTTACCGTCGATGATCCTGACCTGGATTGCGATTGCGACGCTCTCGCCTTTACTCTAATGGAAGGCCCGGGTTCGGTCAACTCCGCCAATGGAGTTTACTCGTTCACGGCCACATCTGTAGACATCGGTTGTCACCATGTCAAGATTAAGGTGAATGACAGCTATGGCGGCGAAGATTTCTGTGAGTTTGATATTACCGTTAACAATAATCCTCCAGAAATTACTGAATGTCCAGACGAGACCATCAATATTCTTTGGGGTCAGACCGCAATGGCGACAGTCGCGGCCACTGATCCCGATATGGGACCTTCGGCGTTGGTTTATACACTTGAAAGTTATGACGGTCCAGTTTCCTCAGAACCGGTAGTCAATCCGACCACCGGCGCTGTGACCTGGGCTACTTCTGAAACCAACGATTTTATTGGCGATTTTGAAATCTGTGTCAAGGTTTCGGATCTTGCTCCGAGCACTCAAGATTGCCCAATACCGAACTCAGCGGTATGTTGTTTCAATGTACATGTTGAGCCGAAGTTCCGCGTCACTATCGAGAAGAGCCACGATGTTTATCTTGGCCATTACACCGATCTCACCGTTACTCTTGATGATTCTTACGAATCAATGGAGATGGGTGGTTTTGATTTCTTGATTGCGTATGATCAATCCGTTCTCAGTCTGGTTGACGCCCAAGCCGGCGCTCTTCTGGAAACCTGTGGATGGGAATACTTCACCTATCGTCACGGTTATGACGGCAACTGTGGTAACGGCTGTCCTTCCGGCGCTGTCCGGATCGTAGCAATGGCCGAAACCAATAACGGTCCGTTTCACCCGACGTGCTTCAGCTCGGCCTCAGGCAATGAGCTGGCGGTGTTGAAATTCTACGTCATCAATGATCATAACTACGATTGTCAATATGTCCCGGTCACCTTCTTCTGGATGGATTGTGCCGACAACGCCATTTCCTCCAAATTTGGTGACACGCTCTTCCTCGAAGACGTAGTTTATAATCTTGAAGGCGACATCATTTCCGCTCATGGCGGTTTTCCGAACGCGCTCGGAACCGATGACGCCTGCTTGACTCAGGACGAAGAACAGACGAAAGAATATCCTCTTCGTGCCATCGATTTCAAAAACGGCGGCGTTGACATTATCTGCGATTCTCTTATCGATGATCGCGGTGACGTTAACATGAATGGTATCGCCTACGAAATCGCTGACGCGGTCATGTTTACCAATTACTTCATCAGCGGCTTGTCCGCTTTTAGTACTCATGTCGAGGGTTCGATCGCTGCGTCCGACGCTAATGCTGACGGCGCTACCCTGACCGTCGCTGACCTGGTTTACCTCGTCCGCGTTATCCAGGGTGATGCGCTTCCGTATCAGAAGCCGGATCCGAATGCGTCCTTCACCGTGAAGACGCAGATGGTCGGCGGAAACATGAATGTCGGTATCGAGACTACCAACGATGCCGGTGCGGCCTTGTTTGTCTTTAACGTCACGGGTGAAATCGGGCAACCGATTCTGGCCGATGGTGTCAACATGGATATCGCTTACGATGTTGACAATGGCGAACTCCGCATCCTGGTTTACAACATCGACGATCCCGAAGCTATCAGCTCCGGCGAATTGTTGACCATTCCAGCCAACGGCACAATCGACCTCAGAGAAGTCGAAGCCGCTGACTTTAATGGAAGTACCATGGCTTCATCCATTCATGTCCTCCCGTCCTCTTTCGCACTGGCTCAGAACTATCCTAACCCATTTAACCCTACTACAACAATCATGCTGGCTCTACCTGTGGCCTCTGAATTTACTTTAGAGATCTACAACATTGCCGGCCAGAGTGTGCGTACCTACACCGGCTCAAGTGAAGCTGGAGTAGTTGAAATAGTGTGGGATGGTAAGGATACTTCCGGCAGCAGCGTTGCTTCGGGTATTTATCTCTATAAGGTGAAAGCCGCTGATTACTCAGCCACCAGGAGCATGATACTTCTGAAGTAACTTAAGCTTTGTCTGAAAACACAGCTTTATCTAAAACCCCGCGCCTTTTGCGCGGGGTTTGTTTTTATAATCAATTTCACGGCCATAGATATACAATTGACAACTAATCCCCGTTTAACTACACTCTCAATATGGAATCTAACAGATTTTTGGGACTGGATTACGGAAGCCGGCGTATTGGGGTCGCTATATCTGATCCGCAGGGACTCATTGCCCAGCCCCTGGATACGCTTATCGTTAGCGGGATGAAAAACGCTGTCGAGCAGGTAAAAAACCTTATTGATGAAAACGAAATTAATGATATCGTTATAGGCCTGCCTCTAAATCTTTCCGGACAACCATCGGATCTTTCCCGGGAAACTGAGCTATTCGCCACTGAACTTAAAAAAGAAATAAAGCAGCCCGTCTATTTTGAGGATGAACGGCTGAGCTCAAAGCAGGCGGAACAGGTTCTCCATTCTCATGGTAAAAAGATTAAGGGAAATAAAGGAAAAATCGACCGGATTTCGGCGGCCATAATTTTGCAATCATATTTGGATAGGCGAAACATTTAGGTTTTATAATATGAATTCAGAATCACAATCAATACTACCGGCTCGATATCGAAAAACGATCCGGGCATGGATTAATTACTTATTCTGGAGTCTAATGCTGATAATTCTCTGGCCGATATCTTTAATATTCAGGGGAGTTGAAAAATTACGTCATCATGATTAGGAATTTCAAAAAATATTTATGGATTACCTTTATCCTTTTTTCCCTTATGGTAATCGTGACCGGATGGTGGCTTTTTATCAGGCATGATATTTATCCCGCCTCAATTCTGGTTGAGCCGGGTGACCGGTTCCACAATGTTGTTGTCAAACTTCATGATCGTGAAATAGTTAACTCTCCCTGGTTCTTCTCAAAAGCCGGTATAATAATCGGCCTCGACCGGCATATTATCCCCGGTCGCTATGATTTCAAGAAACGGATATCGAATTTCGAAATCATGCGCAAACTCTGGAAAGGCGACATCGCTGTTCTGAGCGTAACTATACCGGAAGGTTATTCTTTAAAACAGATAAGTGCCCTGATACACCAAAAATGCGGTACTAACCCCGAGAGATTTGACAGCCTGGTTCGAGATTCGGCCTATTTATCAAATCTCGGAATCAATGCCGGATTCGCAGAAGGATATCTTTTCCCGGAAACATATCGTTTTCAATGGGGTGTTACCGCTCACGAAGCAATAGAAACTATGGCCGCTCATCTCTTTCAGCGCATGAACGATGAACTGCTGGAGAGAGGATGGGAGCTGGGTTATAATCTCGATGACATTCTGACGATGGCTTCAATTGTTGAATCTGAAGGCAGTCATGCCGATGAATTTCCGGTTATCGCATCGGTCTATAGAAATCGTCTTGAAATTGATATGAAATTACAGGCCGATCCGACCGTAATTTACGGCATGGGCGGATTGGATCGAGATTTGATGATAAAAGATTATCAGTTTTCATCGACCTATAATACCTATATGCATAAAGGTCTGCCCCCGACACCCATTTGTTCACCGGGAATGAATGCCATTATGGCGATTCTATATCCTGATTCAACTGACTTTTATTATTTTGTAGCCGATGGCAACGGTCGCCATGTTTTTAATAAGACCTACCAGGGACACCTGCGGGACATTCGGCGAATTAAAAAACAGTCTCGATAGGTTAATCGCTCAAACGGCAATTTTTCCCGCGGTAAACATTTGATAAAGCCGATCGGCAAAGTCATCGACAAAACCCTTCCCCACGCCTTCAAGATAAGTACCGAAGGCGCACTCATCCCTCGAGGAAAGGCTCAGAACTCCGATTCGAACGGAATCGGTGATTAAAGGAATCATTAGAACCGAGCGGGTAGCGTCCGACGTGAGAATCTTCTTTTCAATAGTACTGCTGGAAATATGCTCCGGGAAATTATCTGCGACCGGAAAACCATGGTCAAGAGTCTGATACATAATCGAACTCTTATTCTTTATGACCAGAGTTACTCCGGTATTGATATGACCGTTTTTCAACATGTGGGAAATGTGCATCTTTTCATTTTGGGCATCCAAAAATGAAAGTGCCCCTCTCTCAATATTGAAAAACCTCCCCATTCTACCCAAAAGGTTTTGCAATAAATCTCTGATTTTTTTGTTGGCCGCCGGATTGAGAAAATCCGTCACGTTAATTGTCATTCTTGAGCTTCTCAAAATATCTTCCAGGCTATACTCGTCTTCAAAAAAGTACCCCATTTTCTACCCCCAGATCCAATCCGCATTATACAGGCTGCATTAGATTGAATTTTTTAATTTTACGCCAGAGCGTTGTTCTCCCAATTCCAAGCTGGCTCGCGGTCAGAGAATAATTCCAGTTATTCTCTTCCAACGATTTCAGGATTTGCAATTTTTGAGTCTCGGCCAGAGACCGCGGTTTATCTGGCGGTGACGGCCGACGAGTCAGCTCCGTTTCCCGCGGTGAGATAAAGATTATATCTTCATACCTGATCTGATCGCCACCGGAAAGAGCGACTGCTCGTTTTAATGTGTTCTCCAATTCCCGGACATTGCCCGGCCATTTATGTTTGAGTAATAGTTCCAACCCATCGGCCGATAGGGTTATTGGAGATCTATCATACTCTTTTGGGATTTTCCTCAAAAAGTATTCCGTGAGAGCCGGAATATCCTCGGGACGGTCCCGTAGAGGAGAAACATGAAGAGGCATTACATTGAGCCGATAGTACAAATCATCGCGGAACCTGCCCTCGCGAACCATTTTATCAAGATTAGCGTTGGTTGCGGCGATTACCCGAACATCAACCTTGGACATCGTATTGCCGCCGACCGGCCTGATTTCTTTTTCCTGCAGAACGCGGAGAAGTTTGGCCTGAATCGGCCCAGGTAAATCACCGACCTCATCAAGAAAAAGAGTCCCGTTATGCGCATCGGCAAAGAGACCCTTTTTATTCGCGATCGCCGAAGTAAACGCGCCTTTAACGTGGCCAAATAATTCTGATTCCAGCAAATTTTCAGGAATGGCGGAGCAATTGATCGGCACGAAGGCGCCCTTACGCCTGTCGCTATGATGATGAATGACTTTAGCGATAAGCTCTTTACCCGTGCCTGACGCGCCGGTTATCAAAACGGCAATATTGGTTGTCGAAATCCGGCTGATAACCTGTTTGAGATCATTTATGGCCTTTGAATTGCCAATTATATTATCAAAACCAAACTGATGAGCCACTTCCTGCTGCAAATACCGAACAGTATGACGCAAATCCAGCCTTTCCAAGGCCTTATTTGCCTTGAAGACCAGTTCCTCATTTTTAAACGGCTTGGTGATATAATCCGAAGCGCCATTTTGAATTGCCTGAACCGCTGTTTCCACCGAGCCGTAAGCGGTCATAATAATTACTTCTGTTTCGGGATGTAACTTTTTGCTAAGCACTAAAATATCAAGACCGGATCCCTTCCCCAAACGTAAATCAGTTAAAACCAAATCAAAAATCTGTGATTCAAGTAATCGACCTGCCCCGGTTTCATCCTCAACCGCGGTCACCGCAAAACTATTTTTCTCAAACAACCGCGCCAGCATTTCCCTCATGCCGGTTTCATCCTCAACTATTAATATCGAAGGCATATCTAATACTCCCCATTGTCTGATTTGAGTATTCGAACAGATACAATTGTTCCCCCGTCTGATTTAGGAGAAATTTCTATCGAGCCTGCGTGCAAATCAATCAAGCTTTTGGCGGCCGCCAGGCCCAGCCCCGTTCCGCCGGAACGGTGCGTTATAAACGGAAGTAAAATCTCCGCATATTGCTCATTAAAAACTCCATTACCGTTATCTTCGATCCGAATAATCGCGGCGTCGCCGTCGAAATCTGTCGAGGCAATTATTTCGCCGTCTTCTTCGCCTTTTAATTCCTGTATGGAATTAAGTAAAATTTCTCTGAATATCAGCTTGATCATCTCCCCGTCGCAACAAATCATCGGCAAGGGAGTCAAATTCCGATATCTCATCATTATATTA
Coding sequences within it:
- a CDS encoding FlgD immunoglobulin-like domain containing protein, which gives rise to MKQNKLLILSLLASFLLLTLASYANAQNTVTFGILDVCPQPAGSKVYVPVSVDNDIDLFAIDIVGQIVSTSGGVDLVVTGVVFDNRMGLPEVLDQRYPIGDLGGGLFRLGAVKVEGADLVIGSGQVATLELEFVSECLLGSASIDPGAYNCNGDDKVTMFLDGEGTAIYPDPVTSGAVNVVNTDPQFTNCPESDFDIFWKSGSWGTNQVTIAFTVDDPDLDCDCDALAFTLMEGPGSVNSANGVYSFTATSVDIGCHHVKIKVNDSYGGEDFCEFDITVNNNPPEITECPDETINILWGQTAMATVAATDPDMGPSALVYTLESYDGPVSSEPVVNPTTGAVTWATSETNDFIGDFEICVKVSDLAPSTQDCPIPNSAVCCFNVHVEPKFRVTIEKSHDVYLGHYTDLTVTLDDSYESMEMGGFDFLIAYDQSVLSLVDAQAGALLETCGWEYFTYRHGYDGNCGNGCPSGAVRIVAMAETNNGPFHPTCFSSASGNELAVLKFYVINDHNYDCQYVPVTFFWMDCADNAISSKFGDTLFLEDVVYNLEGDIISAHGGFPNALGTDDACLTQDEEQTKEYPLRAIDFKNGGVDIICDSLIDDRGDVNMNGIAYEIADAVMFTNYFISGLSAFSTHVEGSIAASDANADGATLTVADLVYLVRVIQGDALPYQKPDPNASFTVKTQMVGGNMNVGIETTNDAGAALFVFNVTGEIGQPILADGVNMDIAYDVDNGELRILVYNIDDPEAISSGELLTIPANGTIDLREVEAADFNGSTMASSIHVLPSSFALAQNYPNPFNPTTTIMLALPVASEFTLEIYNIAGQSVRTYTGSSEAGVVEIVWDGKDTSGSSVASGIYLYKVKAADYSATRSMILLK
- the ruvX gene encoding Holliday junction resolvase RuvX; this translates as MESNRFLGLDYGSRRIGVAISDPQGLIAQPLDTLIVSGMKNAVEQVKNLIDENEINDIVIGLPLNLSGQPSDLSRETELFATELKKEIKQPVYFEDERLSSKQAEQVLHSHGKKIKGNKGKIDRISAAIILQSYLDRRNI
- the mltG gene encoding endolytic transglycosylase MltG; this translates as MKNYVIMIRNFKKYLWITFILFSLMVIVTGWWLFIRHDIYPASILVEPGDRFHNVVVKLHDREIVNSPWFFSKAGIIIGLDRHIIPGRYDFKKRISNFEIMRKLWKGDIAVLSVTIPEGYSLKQISALIHQKCGTNPERFDSLVRDSAYLSNLGINAGFAEGYLFPETYRFQWGVTAHEAIETMAAHLFQRMNDELLERGWELGYNLDDILTMASIVESEGSHADEFPVIASVYRNRLEIDMKLQADPTVIYGMGGLDRDLMIKDYQFSSTYNTYMHKGLPPTPICSPGMNAIMAILYPDSTDFYYFVADGNGRHVFNKTYQGHLRDIRRIKKQSR
- a CDS encoding sigma-54 dependent transcriptional regulator, producing the protein MPSILIVEDETGMREMLARLFEKNSFAVTAVEDETGAGRLLESQIFDLVLTDLRLGKGSGLDILVLSKKLHPETEVIIMTAYGSVETAVQAIQNGASDYITKPFKNEELVFKANKALERLDLRHTVRYLQQEVAHQFGFDNIIGNSKAINDLKQVISRISTTNIAVLITGASGTGKELIAKVIHHHSDRRKGAFVPINCSAIPENLLESELFGHVKGAFTSAIANKKGLFADAHNGTLFLDEVGDLPGPIQAKLLRVLQEKEIRPVGGNTMSKVDVRVIAATNANLDKMVREGRFRDDLYYRLNVMPLHVSPLRDRPEDIPALTEYFLRKIPKEYDRSPITLSADGLELLLKHKWPGNVRELENTLKRAVALSGGDQIRYEDIIFISPRETELTRRPSPPDKPRSLAETQKLQILKSLEENNWNYSLTASQLGIGRTTLWRKIKKFNLMQPV
- a CDS encoding ATP-binding protein; the encoded protein is MIKTEIGTSEKKTNSSAPESSARLAERLTHKIRNPLSIITTAASQLDFSVGRVITEDDLYFNRVILDAAENLDEILARYMLYAAPSPPNKIENDINEICLREFQSVTSSLEDKVNNIMMRYRNLTPLPMICCDGEMIKLIFREILLNSIQELKGEEDGEIIASTDFDGDAAIIRIEDNGNGVFNEQYAEILLPFITHRSGGTGLGLAAAKSLIDLHAGSIEISPKSDGGTIVSVRILKSDNGEY